TTGCATAATTTATTGATATAATTGTGTCTATTATTGCATTAATATAATCTTTTTTATTTTCTTCATCTTTTCGTTCGTATAACAACTCCTGAATAATATATTCAAAATTTTTCGGTATTGTTTTTCTTACTTTCGATCTGGAATATTTTGTAGAAAGTTTTTTGCATACTTCTATTAGCTGGAATATAACCTTTTTTGCCCATTCATCAATATCTCCGTATTTTTCTTCAATGAGATTATATTTGGACTTGGGGTAATAAATTAGTGTAGCCAACTCTTTTTTTTCACTTTCGGTTAAAGTTCCCCCGAAAATTTCTTCAATTTCTTCTCTAATATTTCCTGAAGCATTTCTAAGAACATGATTAAATGCCTCATATTCTCCATGAATATCCGAAAGAAAATGTTCCGTTCCTTTAGGTAAATTCAATATAGCCTCTAAATTAATAATTTCTGTGGAAGTTTCTGCAATATTCCGAAAACTTTTGGAAAGCAGTTTTAGATATTTTAATTCCGACATTTTTCCTCCATAAAATTTATATATAAAAAGGTTACCCCCCTATAGAATTAAAAATTCATTAGTGAGATAACCTATTTTTATCCTTCTCTTAAAGCCAACGGCATTGTAAAGTAAAGGGATTTATCACTTTCTTCATCTTTTACAAGTACGGAACTTTTCGAGTTCATCAACTTAAGTTCCGTTACTTTTCCGTCAAGGATAGAAATATAATCCAGTAAAAACTTGACATTCAGCGAAATTTTTAAATCTTCTCCTTCCTGAATAGTTGCAAGTTCTTCCTTTATTTTTGCATTTTCATTTATTCCCGTCAATATAAGCTTATTATTTTCAAAATTAAAAATACCTCCGTTTTTTGCATCTTTATTATCTCTTACAAATATAAGAGTTCTTTTTAGGACTGATAAAAAATCCTTTGTATTGAGCAGTATTTTTTTATCATGTTGAGCGCTTTTCAATATTGACTTGTAATCAGGGAACTGAAGCTCAATAACTCTTGTAAGAATCTCTACATTGGAAAATTTCAAAAATACTTTCGTTCCGTCAGATTTAAAAATTATGCTTTCTTCATCTATAAGACGCATTATTCTTATTAAACCGTCTATTGTCTTTAAAGGAATGCTTACACTCAGACCTTCTTTATTTCTTTCATTTTCTTCAAGTTCTTCTTCAATATATGTAAGCCTGTAAGTATCTGATGAAACAAGCTTCAATTTATTTTCCTCAATCTCAAGTCTTATACAGTTCACGGCAAGATTTTCAGGATCAGTCGAAGCTGAAATTTTTACATTTTCTATATAATTTAATAATTTATTTTTGTTAAATGTGTATTCTACTCCCAAATCAATTTTTGTCTGAACGGGGAAATTTTCTGCATCATATATTGAAAATTCAGTATTTGTACTGTCCGTTTTTATAATTAATTTCCCCTGTTCTTCCATTAATTCAATTTTTTCATCTAAAATTTGCTTTAAAAATTCTTCGATTAATTTATGTTTTATTACAATTTTTCCTTCAGAAGCTATATCTCCTGATATTTCAGTATTTATGGATAATTCCAAATCTGTACCCTTTAAAATGATTTTATTTTCTTTCGCTTCTATATATATTCCTGAAAGAACTTCTCTTATTTTATTTTCTGTCACAGCATTTTCAACTATTTGTATCGCTTTCAGCAGCTCTTTTCTGTCAACTTTTACATTAAGCATTTTTTTCTCCTTTACTTTATTAGTTCTGTATCTTTAAAATATTTCTTTATATTCTTTAAAATGATTTTTTAATTTAGTTATCGCTTTTTTTTCAATTTGTCTGACTCTTTCCCTGGTAATATTGAGCTCAGCTCCGATTTCTTTCAATGTATGTATCTTATTGTTATAAAGACCGTATCTCAACTCCAATATTTCTTTTTCCCTATCTGTAAGGATAT
Above is a window of Leptotrichia sp. OH3620_COT-345 DNA encoding:
- the dnaN gene encoding DNA polymerase III subunit beta, with protein sequence MLNVKVDRKELLKAIQIVENAVTENKIREVLSGIYIEAKENKIILKGTDLELSINTEISGDIASEGKIVIKHKLIEEFLKQILDEKIELMEEQGKLIIKTDSTNTEFSIYDAENFPVQTKIDLGVEYTFNKNKLLNYIENVKISASTDPENLAVNCIRLEIEENKLKLVSSDTYRLTYIEEELEENERNKEGLSVSIPLKTIDGLIRIMRLIDEESIIFKSDGTKVFLKFSNVEILTRVIELQFPDYKSILKSAQHDKKILLNTKDFLSVLKRTLIFVRDNKDAKNGGIFNFENNKLILTGINENAKIKEELATIQEGEDLKISLNVKFLLDYISILDGKVTELKLMNSKSSVLVKDEESDKSLYFTMPLALREG